The following coding sequences are from one Lipingzhangella halophila window:
- a CDS encoding acyltransferase, with translation MSRLLSWLVRAVWSWARRHADIRPGTRAARRFARYGPGTSIAFPVATVFGEPWIELGAHTILGADITLTAGMMPGLDLGSTPYIRIGDGCTIGRGSHIVAHRSIEIGDDVFAGPYVYITDQNHVYSDVEVPVGRQWPADAPVCVAAGSWIGANAVILPGVRLGRNCVVAAGSVVRPGSYPDHSVIAGVPGRVVRRYDPETGWTPPLRGAGGQPDHRCPQV, from the coding sequence GTGTCGCGGCTGTTGTCCTGGCTGGTGCGCGCGGTGTGGTCGTGGGCGCGACGGCACGCCGACATCCGCCCGGGAACGCGGGCGGCCCGGCGGTTCGCCCGCTACGGTCCGGGAACCTCGATCGCGTTCCCGGTCGCGACCGTCTTCGGCGAGCCGTGGATAGAGCTCGGGGCACACACGATCCTCGGCGCCGACATCACCCTGACCGCGGGCATGATGCCCGGCCTCGACCTGGGCTCAACGCCCTACATCCGGATCGGCGACGGGTGCACCATCGGGCGCGGCTCGCACATCGTCGCGCACCGCTCCATCGAGATCGGCGACGACGTCTTCGCCGGCCCCTACGTCTACATCACCGACCAGAACCACGTGTACAGCGACGTCGAAGTTCCTGTCGGCCGCCAGTGGCCCGCCGACGCCCCGGTGTGCGTCGCGGCCGGCTCCTGGATCGGTGCCAACGCCGTGATCCTGCCGGGAGTGCGGCTCGGCCGGAACTGCGTTGTGGCGGCGGGGTCGGTCGTGCGGCCGGGGAGCTACCCGGACCACAGCGTCATCGCCGGTGTGCCCGGCCGGGTCGTCCGCCGCTACGACCCCGAGACCGGATGGACACCGCCGCTGCGCGGTGCCGGCGGGCAGCCCGACCACCGGTGCCCCCAGGTGTGA